A genomic stretch from Streptomyces venezuelae ATCC 10712 includes:
- a CDS encoding metal-dependent transcriptional regulator, producing the protein MSGLIDTTEMYLRTILELEEEGVVPMRARIAERLDQSGPTVSQTVARMERDGLVAVASDRHLELTDEGRRLATRVMRKHRLAECLLVDVIGLEWEQVHAEACRWEHVMSEAVERRVLELLRHPTESPYGNPIPGLEELGEKAEAEAFLDDSMVSLAELDASEGKTVVVRRIGEPIQTDAQLMYTLRRAGVQPGSVVSVTESAGGILVGSSGEAAELDAEVASHVFVAKR; encoded by the coding sequence GGAAGGTGTGGTCCCCATGCGTGCCCGGATCGCCGAGCGGCTCGACCAGAGCGGGCCGACGGTGAGCCAGACGGTGGCCCGGATGGAGCGGGACGGCCTGGTGGCCGTCGCCAGCGACCGGCACCTGGAGCTCACGGACGAGGGCCGCCGCCTGGCCACCCGCGTCATGCGCAAGCACCGCCTCGCGGAGTGCCTGCTCGTGGACGTGATCGGGCTGGAGTGGGAGCAGGTGCACGCCGAGGCGTGTCGCTGGGAGCACGTGATGAGCGAGGCCGTGGAGCGCAGGGTCCTCGAGCTGCTGCGGCACCCGACGGAGTCGCCGTACGGGAACCCGATCCCGGGCCTTGAGGAGCTGGGCGAGAAGGCGGAGGCGGAGGCCTTCCTCGACGACTCCATGGTGTCCCTGGCGGAGCTGGACGCGAGCGAGGGCAAGACGGTGGTCGTCCGCCGCATCGGCGAGCCGATCCAGACGGACGCCCAGCTGATGTACACGCTGCGGCGCGCGGGTGTGCAGCCCGGCTCCGTGGTGTCGGTGACGGAGTCCGCGGGGGGCATTCTCGTGGGCAGCAGCGGCGAGGCGGCCGAGCTGGACGCGGAGGTCGCCTCGCACGTGTTCGTCGCGAAGCGCTGA